Proteins found in one Exiguobacterium sp. 9-2 genomic segment:
- a CDS encoding RNA polymerase sigma factor: MIAKKGDADVFRKSGTALSDAAFEAALFAEEDYVYRISFIYLKEEAAALENVQEVAYRAWRGRKSLRDASYFKTWLTRITMNCAFQQHRASFQPLAIEPSQTTSFEERLVDRLYLDDLLDVLEPTERSIVYFRYEEDLSLQEIAQTFNVPLSTIKSTLYRALEKVRRQKGMSL, encoded by the coding sequence GTGATTGCCAAAAAGGGGGATGCCGATGTGTTTCGAAAGTCAGGTACAGCATTATCCGACGCTGCTTTTGAAGCAGCTTTATTCGCAGAAGAAGACTATGTGTACCGTATTTCCTTCATTTATCTGAAAGAAGAGGCGGCAGCGCTTGAGAACGTCCAAGAGGTCGCGTATCGGGCATGGCGTGGGCGAAAGAGTTTACGGGATGCTTCGTATTTTAAGACGTGGTTGACGCGCATCACGATGAATTGCGCTTTCCAGCAACATCGAGCGTCGTTTCAGCCGCTCGCGATCGAACCGAGTCAAACGACGTCGTTTGAAGAGCGTCTCGTCGATCGCTTGTACTTGGACGATTTACTGGATGTCCTCGAGCCGACCGAGCGCTCGATCGTCTACTTCCGGTATGAAGAAGATTTGTCATTGCAAGAGATTGCGCAAACCTTCAATGTGCCACTGAGTACGATCAAAAGTACGTTGTACCGCGCACTCGAGAAAGTACGACGACAGAAGGGGATGAGTCTATGA
- a CDS encoding AAA family ATPase has product MRTVLLTIGPTHAGKTTFARQLAQRLPTSLVIDQDLQARFLLEHYSDLVPTEGPNQIKHDLTGWLIEQAITSSVETIILCNANTSRIGRKQLLDPFSRSTFRSILVWFDLPEAILSNRLTHSKRDGQEIRGESSYYDIYQRQRIEPPFIGEADKIVRLRSSEDVDTFLDHVTNPTLDALFDAVSTIEVHDNRA; this is encoded by the coding sequence ATGAGGACCGTCCTGTTGACGATTGGACCGACCCATGCCGGGAAAACGACGTTCGCACGACAGCTTGCTCAACGTCTACCAACAAGCCTTGTCATCGATCAGGATCTTCAAGCACGTTTTTTGCTCGAACATTATTCGGACCTCGTTCCAACAGAAGGACCGAATCAGATCAAACATGACTTGACGGGATGGTTGATCGAACAGGCAATCACGTCTTCCGTCGAGACGATCATCTTATGTAACGCCAACACCTCGCGGATTGGTCGGAAACAATTATTAGATCCATTCTCCCGTTCGACGTTCCGCTCGATCCTCGTCTGGTTCGACTTACCCGAAGCCATCCTTTCAAACCGACTGACTCACTCCAAACGCGATGGACAAGAAATTCGTGGCGAATCGTCGTACTACGACATCTATCAGCGGCAACGAATCGAGCCGCCATTTATAGGTGAAGCGGACAAAATCGTTCGTCTTCGTTCGTCGGAAGACGTTGACACATTCCTCGATCATGTCACGAATCCGACGCTTGATGCTCTCTTCGATGCGGTGTCGACGATTGAAGTACATGACAATCGTGCGTAA
- a CDS encoding GNAT family N-acetyltransferase — translation MNVRSWITSDLPQLVSLMAQLGYPASEDVLRERFSRVTRHPDYELLVLEDDDMLLGCVGLFQAQAFEHDTTYVRIVAFVVNAKHRRQGIGRRLIRAAEDWAHARGATAVLLNSGNRPEREAAHHFYQSMGYSVTSTSYSKSLASS, via the coding sequence ATGAACGTTCGGTCCTGGATAACTAGCGATTTGCCGCAATTGGTCAGTTTAATGGCGCAGCTCGGGTATCCGGCAAGCGAGGACGTCTTACGCGAACGATTTTCGCGGGTCACCCGTCATCCGGATTATGAATTGCTTGTGCTAGAAGACGACGATATGCTTCTCGGCTGCGTCGGTCTATTTCAGGCGCAAGCGTTCGAGCATGATACGACCTATGTCCGAATCGTCGCGTTTGTCGTCAACGCGAAACATCGTCGGCAGGGAATTGGACGCCGTTTGATCCGAGCAGCGGAAGACTGGGCGCATGCAAGAGGAGCAACTGCCGTTTTACTGAACAGTGGTAATCGACCAGAACGCGAAGCAGCCCATCACTTTTATCAATCGATGGGCTACAGCGTGACGAGCACGAGTTATTCGAAATCACTCGCTTCATCGTGA
- a CDS encoding GNAT family N-acetyltransferase encodes MTEQIRRFQPDDFEQIHRLNALEGWQDLVADQARTRNAWMNANAAFVLESDGEILAYVRALTDGSVTTFVCELLVSRNARKRGYGQQLLDHLQLTYPTRIDLLATRQSASFYEQQGFRAFHGFRKSR; translated from the coding sequence ATGACGGAACAGATTCGCCGTTTCCAACCTGACGATTTTGAGCAGATTCATCGATTGAACGCATTAGAAGGATGGCAGGATCTCGTCGCTGATCAAGCGCGGACCCGCAACGCGTGGATGAATGCAAATGCCGCTTTCGTCCTTGAGTCTGACGGAGAAATCCTTGCCTATGTCCGCGCTTTAACGGACGGTTCAGTGACGACGTTCGTCTGTGAGCTCCTCGTCAGCCGAAACGCACGCAAGCGTGGGTACGGACAACAGTTACTCGATCACTTGCAACTTACCTATCCGACGCGGATCGATCTTCTGGCAACTCGTCAATCTGCTTCTTTTTATGAACAACAAGGATTTCGTGCTTTCCATGGTTTCCGTAAATCACGATGA
- a CDS encoding group-specific protein, with protein MNLYIASRFDHTLTVRWLRDELRLRGHDVTYDWTMNDRAEDPEALRKIGLAEFEAVQQADAFVLVLPAGKSSHVELGIALATNRPIYLCMPDATYFTGPLASTFYHIGRTTPCFGTKEDWLAQILADRLPEEQLTS; from the coding sequence ATGAACCTTTATATCGCTTCTCGCTTTGATCACACGTTGACCGTCCGCTGGCTCCGGGATGAACTCCGCTTGCGTGGACACGATGTAACATACGACTGGACGATGAATGATCGGGCAGAGGATCCCGAAGCATTACGAAAGATTGGTCTTGCTGAATTCGAAGCCGTGCAACAAGCGGACGCCTTCGTCCTCGTGTTACCAGCAGGAAAAAGTAGTCACGTCGAACTCGGGATTGCGCTCGCAACGAATCGCCCGATTTACTTATGTATGCCGGATGCGACCTACTTCACCGGACCATTGGCCAGTACGTTTTATCATATCGGACGGACGACTCCTTGCTTCGGAACGAAAGAAGACTGGCTCGCGCAGATTCTCGCCGATCGCTTACCGGAAGAACAACTGACGTCATGA
- a CDS encoding serine hydrolase domain-containing protein produces the protein MYKKLIALPELTHLEGAVSIHQQGEQIFSHADGFAHRGYRASNTETTRFGIASGAKLFTAVAILRLVEAGKVALDEHVAPILPDIGIDLVGVTVHHLLTHTSGIGDYFDEATMTDFEEVFQDFPMYRLRRPIDFLPLFQDQKRLFTAGERFHYNNAGYILLGLVIEQLTKQPFADYVTNELFARAQMTQSGYFRLDSLPADTAIGHIENEDGTWRTNHYALPIIGGPDGGAFLTASDMERFWRSLLTHQLLSESMTTQLFHPYVKVNDVASYGYGVWLKRLDAMHEKWHIMGYDPGVSFHSAYYPQSETIVTVLSNTSDGAYALVQAIEQLLLEKGIHT, from the coding sequence GTGTACAAGAAACTCATTGCTTTACCGGAGCTTACGCATCTCGAAGGGGCGGTCTCCATCCACCAGCAAGGTGAACAAATCTTTAGCCATGCTGACGGATTCGCGCATCGGGGCTACCGCGCATCGAATACAGAAACGACACGCTTCGGCATTGCCTCTGGTGCAAAACTTTTCACGGCGGTCGCCATCTTACGGTTAGTCGAGGCAGGAAAGGTAGCACTCGACGAACACGTCGCACCGATTCTACCGGACATAGGAATCGATCTAGTCGGTGTGACCGTACATCATCTGTTAACCCATACTTCAGGCATCGGTGATTATTTTGACGAAGCGACGATGACCGATTTCGAGGAGGTCTTTCAAGATTTCCCGATGTACCGTTTGCGTCGTCCCATCGATTTTTTACCGTTGTTTCAGGACCAAAAAAGACTGTTCACTGCGGGCGAACGTTTTCATTACAACAATGCGGGATACATCCTGCTCGGTCTTGTGATCGAACAATTGACGAAACAACCCTTCGCGGATTACGTGACGAACGAATTATTCGCTCGTGCGCAAATGACACAGTCTGGTTACTTCCGACTCGACTCGCTACCGGCAGATACAGCCATCGGTCACATCGAGAATGAAGACGGAACGTGGCGAACGAATCACTATGCGTTACCGATCATTGGCGGACCTGATGGCGGCGCCTTCCTCACAGCATCAGACATGGAACGTTTTTGGCGAAGTCTTCTGACGCATCAGTTGCTGTCCGAATCGATGACCACGCAACTGTTTCATCCCTACGTCAAAGTCAACGATGTTGCGTCTTATGGTTACGGCGTCTGGCTGAAACGACTCGATGCCATGCACGAGAAGTGGCACATCATGGGCTATGATCCGGGTGTCAGCTTTCATTCCGCCTATTATCCACAATCGGAAACGATCGTCACCGTCTTATCGAATACGTCTGACGGAGCCTACGCGCTCGTTCAGGCTATCGAACAACTTTTACTTGAGAAAGGAATCCATACATGA